AGACACACACCCATCAATGTCTCTTATTCATTTCACTTTCAAATATTCACCAAAAATTAGTAAAAGAAATActcacttttttcaaaatgccaATATACTCTTTGTCTGTCTTTGATAGTCATAAAACCCCCCCAAAACCAATTTGATACAACTACATTTTTGTAGatatacaaaataataaacctTCAATTTTGGCCttgtaaaatgaatttttttttctaaatacaCACAACTTTTTAAGTGTCTTTTCTAGTGAAAGTCTTTCCAAATTTTTGAGAGGGATAAAATACTACCGATGTATTCGATCCacacacaaaattaaaaacaaaaagttttagaaatacCAAATGCGTTTTGATCGgcagaatgaaaaaaacaaaaattacgcgGAATGTGTTTTTTGCTTCACAGTGATTGTTATTGCAGGtcggtatttttaaaaaacaaacaaaaattacacaaatcagggaaatgaaaaaaaacaaaatcaagaaggggggaggaggaataAGGAGAGAGTATTGTAATCACCACTAGGGACGAGCGCGGGAGAGGAgttgcatcttttttttcgatgAGGAAATAACAAAACCCCAACACTAAAAAGacgaaacacaatttttttttaaatcaatcaaaaaaaaatataagcgtcaggaattatgaaaaaaggaagccgatgatgggaaaaaaaaacgactaaaataataaataataaaagaagccgagccccttttttttggttgatgttttcaaattttctcccttttttccaaTAACTGCCGCGTTGAATTTCACACCTTCGATTGTTTCccccttatttaaaaaaaaaaaattgtccttttttttctatttgttttgttgaaaATTCCACTTCGTTGTTATTGAGCAGCGTCGTCACTTGTCTAAGAACGAGAGAGTTGGATACATGTACGGAAAAATCAAGACACGCCATAACACACAGAGCACATCATACGACAAAACGGTATTTGAAAACCCCATCACCTGAATTGGAAATACTACAAAAATATAGATCAACATTTTCCCCCAAAGTTATTCAACAAACCTCgacattgtttttttgtttcataatcaaaaataaaataataaacagaGAAAGGCTGTGGCTGGTTTCGATCAATCTTTTCgtcgtttggttttttttatctctccacacacacacacacacacacacacgcaaaatGCCTAATTTAGAAATCCATCGAGACCCTTTCCTCATCTGGTTGCTTGTATACTCAAACGTATAAAAATGGAGCTAATAATAACATTTATTCCTAAACACTAACCGcgagtttttaaaatctaaaacTATTGggtgtaaaaaataataaaaaaaaaagtcattgaaCCAtttgaggaaagaaaaaaaaataaaccccgACGAAAATCCCTAcgcatttctatttttagtgattttttgaaagtgttttttttttggtataaagggaataaatataaaagaacaCACACGTCTtattggtctttttttttgtgagttCTGATTTGCCGATTCGTTAACTCGGcccggggaaaaataaaaatggaagaacctaataaccaaaaatctagaaacaaaaaagaaccaacTTAGTGCGTGGAGATTTTTAAACGTTACGACACACAAGATTGTCAAACAATTCACTGGGACATTCGTCTTACTATCAAAATGGCCTTGCACTTCTACATATTGCGTGCATCGATTGGGTAagggataaaaaacaaaagaagatcgCATCTATTCCGATAGAAGAGAAATCAAGTCCAAGAGTTTCAGTTGTGGAAGAGAAACGGACGGGGGGGTTTTTACGTGGCTGGATTTTGTGGCtggaaaaatgtaataaaaaaggaTGGACACGTTTGTCCGTCGGGCCCTCAATGCCTTCTCGGTTTGCCACCGATCCAAACGAGGCCGTCGGCGTCAACGTGTCGGCGACGGCGGGTGGCCGCCAAGGCCATGACTTTTCTCAGCGTTGGCTCCGGCTGGCACTCCCGCGGATCGCACTCCATCATTCCGCCCTTGCCGCATCTAAAAAACCGCATCGataaattaatcaataaataaataaacaattttttcaatcgttcaatttttctgtcGAAACCACAAATTGCAATTCGATTGACTTACCGGCACTCGAGGCAGGGGCCGGAAGCGGGTCCGACGAGCTCACCAAACCGGTAGAAGTCGCCCTTGATTTCACATCCTTCCACTTCGACTTGATCGCCGTCCTGGACGGAATCGCTGAACTCGACGTTGAATCCTTGTGGAATGCTGGCCAGTCCACCGGGTCcggttgggttgttgttgcggtGATCGGCCGAATGCCAGGTGACGTTGTGCGTCACTTGACGGACGGGGCACTCGTAGCGCGGGCAGCAGAATCCAGTGATGGTCTCTTCCAGACAGCCGGGAATGGGCGGCGGGCAGGATTGCTGGAGGCAGATGATGTCGCCGCGGAAGCAGAAGCAGAAGTCGCAGTGGTCGTCGCGGGGGATCTGCTGGGCAGAGACGTAGACTTTGCCGTCAAAGAGGCAAGCGCCTGGAGCGATTTCCGgctcttctacttcttccggAGTGGCCGGAGAAGTTTCGGGTGATGACAATTCCAAATTGCTGGAGTCGACGCTGCTGGTGCTCAACGGAATTTCAGAAACTGTTGGGCTGGATTCGACGGAAGGTGCTGCACTGGTGCTGACTGGCTCGGAAGGTGCTGAACTGGTTGTGACCGGATCGGAAGGTGCTGCACTTGTGGTGACTGGCTCAGACGATGCTGGACTCGTAGTGACTGGCTCAGAAGGTGCTGCACTGGTGGTGACCGGCTCAGACGATGCTGGACTCGTAGTGATGGGATCGGATGGTGCTGCACTGGTGGTGATCGGCTCAGATGATGCTGGACTCGTAGTGACTGGCTCAGAAGGTGCTGCACTGGTGGTGACTGGCTCAGACGATGCTGGACTTGTAGTGACGAGCTCAGAAGGTACTGCACTGGTGGTGATCGGTTCAGACGATGCTGGACTGGTGGTGACCAGATCGGAAGGCGCTTGAGATCCGGTTTCAGCTCCAGTTGTGAATGATGAGGGGGCTTCCGTTGCGGCGGATGAAGCTTCCGTGGGGAGGTTTGGTGCTACAGTCGGTCCACTGGATCCAACTGACAGGGTTGGCCTGGGTGGTTTACTGGAATCGGAAATGAGAATATCGGTGGGGTCGGTCACTCCAGCGGATTCCGACGAAGTGGAAGAAACATCTCCGACATCAACAGTGGGTTCCGGCGAAGCTCCAGCATCTCCAGAAGAAGTGGAGGGCTCAGTCGATCCTGAAGATGATTGAGAAGTCGAGGAGACGTCAGACTCTACTCCAGTGACAGAAGCTTGGGAATCTTCCGTTGCGGTTGGTAAAGATCCGGTCGCTTCCGATCCTACGATCGAACCTAGCGTGGTCGATGGATCAGCTGTTGAACTGCCAGGATGGGCTGTTGAAGGGGCTTCAGTTTCAGATCCTACAGAAATTCcttcagttgttgttgttgaaggcTCTCTGGTTGAAGTTGCTTCATCCGGAATCACTCCGGAATCTGTAGCGGCGGAAGGTGATTCGGTTGAAACAGCCGAGGGCGCTGAAGTGGTTTCTAGCGGAGCGGCGGATTCAGGTGTCGTTTCGGGTTGAGTTCCAGCAGTAGATGATTGAGATGTTTCGGTGGATCCCTCAGATTCTCCAGCGGATGATACTTCCGTTCCGGAAGGTTCGGATGTGGTGAATGCTCCAGTATCTACTCCGGCAGAAGATTCGGTAGTCGACGATCCGGCGCCAGACTCGGAAACTGATCCTGAAACTTCAGAGGTCTCAGTGGCGGGTTCCGCGGAGGAGGATGATCCTTCAGATCCGGTGCTGGTTTCGGTGTCCGGAGATGAGGTGACAAGTGATCCAGCTTGGGAAGTGGAGACGGAAACGACGGACTCGTCGGTCGATGATTCAGTCGATCCTGAATCTCCACCCGTTTCGCTGATCGTTTCAGTCGATTCCGGTGCGGATGTTGAGCTGGGAGTTTGAGCGGATGCATCACTTTCACCGGATGTGGGAGATCCAGTGGATGGGCCGCTCAATTCGATGGTGGGACTGGCGGTTACGGGTGGTTCCGTCTGGATTTCCTCTTCGGATGTTTCAGTGCTGGAAACCAATTCCGTCGATGGAGAGTCTGTGCTCACAGATCCGGCAGCTTCGGATGATGAAGGCGATCCAGTGCCTGGTGCGGAAGTGGGCTCGACGGATACCTGAGAGCCGGAAGGAATTTCAGATGATTGAGTCGTGGCGGCTGGATCGACAGAGGCGCTGGATTCTTCCGTCGACGATTCCTCGGGCTTATCAGTTTGCACTTCCGGCGCTTCGGTGCTTTCGGCTGGAGTGGCCTCAGTGGCGACTGGTTCGGGTTTGCTGGAAGAATCCGATCCGGCGGATGAAGACGAACCAGTTCCATCTGTGCTGGATACTGGAGTCAAATCCGTTGAGCTTCCGTCTTCCGACGATTCCGTTTCGGATTCAGTGACGGCTGGCGACGAGGTGGTAGAAGTAGCAACATCGACCGATCCAGCGGATGAGGAAACCAATGCGGCGTCAGTGACGGCAACCGGTTCGGCAGTGGTGGAAGCGGATGGCAGGTCGGTCGAATCATCTTCAGTGGATGGCGATCCGGATTCCGTCGATGGTTTCAACGAGCCGGAAGCAGGTTCATCCGTAACTTCTTGTCCTGATCCTTCCTCAGCAGACGACGCTCCTTCCGTGGCCGAATCGACTTGACTTCCGCTAGAATCCGTGGCCGAGCTGGATGATGACGATTCCGGAATGACGGTGGTGACCAAATCCTCCTCGTCGTCGCATTCGAACATCGGGCAGCACTTGTCGGGAGAGAAGACGGGCCGGCAGTTTGGCATGTGGTTGGGTTTCTCCTCGCACTCGACAATGACGCAGCGGATGATGGATGACTCGCAGCTGCAGGATTGCTGGCAAGGGCTGGGCACCGGAACGTCGGCTCCGTTCGAGTAGGTGACGTTGTTCAACAAGCAACTGCCCTCACCCGGAATTGAGCTGATGTCCGACGACGGGGTGGTGAAAGTCTCGTCGCCGGTGCTGGGCGCTTCCGTCTCCAATGTGGAGGCGGCGATCTCGGGCACCGTGTGGTGGTTGGCCGGAGCTTCGGTGACGGAAGAAGTTGAAGCCTCCGACTCGTCCGAATCGGTGGTGGATGATGGTTCTTCCACTTCCGGAGTAGAGGCGGAGCTTGAGGAAACTGTAGATCCTTGGGTGCTGGATGGAGATTGGCTGTCGCTAGAATCTTCAGTTGCAACTTCGCTGTCGGTAGACGATTCGCTGGATGTTGGGTCGGCATCAGTCGTGGATTCGCTGGATACTGGGCCAGCTTCAGTGGAAGATCCGCTGGATACTGGACTGGCGTCGGTTGAAGATCCGCTGCTTACTGGGCTGTCATCCGTTGAGGATTCGCTGGATGTTTGGGCGGAGTCTGTCAAGGATTCACCGGATACCGGACTGTCGTTGGTTGAGGATTCGCTGGATACTGGACTGTCGTCGGTTGAGGATTCGCTGGATACTGGACTGTCGTCGGTTGAGGATTCGCTGGATACTGGGCCGGAGTCGGTCGATGGTTCACCGGATACTGGGCTGGCGTCAGTTGATGATTCACTGGATGTTTGGGCGGAGTCTGTCAAGGATTCACTGGATACTGGACTGGCGTCGGTTGAAGATCCGCTGGATACTGGACTGGCATCCGTTGAGGATTCGCTGGATGTTTGGGCGGAGTCTGTCAAGGATTCACTGGATACTGGACTGGCGTCGGTTGAAGATCCGCTGGATACTGGACTGGCATCCGTTGAGGATTCGCTGGATGTTTGGGCGGAGTCTGTCAAGGATTCACTGGATACTGAACTAGCGTCCGTCGAGGATTCGCTGGATACTGGGCCGGCGTCAGTTGATGGTTCCCCGGATACTGGGCTGGCGTCAGTTGATGATTCGCTGGATGTTGGGCTGGAGTCAGTCGAGGGTTCACCAGATACTGGACTAGCGTCCGTCGAGGATTCACTGGATGTTTGGGCGGAGTCTGTCAAGGATTCGCTGGATACTGGGCTAGCGTCAGTCGAAGCTTCGCTGGATACTGGGCTGGCGTCGGTTGAAGATCCGCTGGATACTGGGCCGGTGTCAGTCGAGGATTCACTGGATACTGGACTGGCGTCAGTTGATGATTCGCTGGATGTTGGTCCGGCGTCGGTCGAGAGTTCACCAGATCCTGGGCTGGCATCAGTCGAGGATTCGCTGGATGTCGGACTTGCGTCGGACGACGATTCACTGGATGTTGGGCTGGCGTCAGTCGAAATTTCGCCGGATGGAGCGCTGACATCAGCGGAAGAAGCGGAAGAAGATGATACTTCGGATTCAGTGACGTTATCGGTTTCATCTGGTTTCTCGGTTCCTTCCGGTGTTTCAACTTCTTCCGGTTTTCCGGTTACTTCGTCACTTCCTTCGGCATCGGTGGACGGTGAGCTGGTGACGGCGGACTCGGTGACAAGGGGCTCAGATGTGATTCCGGATGTGATATCTAGCGAAGAAGGGGTTGAAGTTACATCCGAGGTAGCGGAAGCGTCCGTGCTGGAAGAATCCGTTTGATCTTCAGCTTCTGTGGATGCAACCGTAGTCGATGTATGGTGGAAGTGGCCAGTTCCGGTGGGGAACCAAGTGGTCGACGAGAAAGTTGTCGTATCAACAACATCCGCATCGGTGGTCTGAGCTTCGGAAGTGGTCGACGAATGTTGGAATTGGCCAGTTCCGGTGGGGAACCACGTGGTAGTCGAGAACGTCGTTGTGTCAACAACATCCGCATCAGTGGTCTGGGCTTCGGAAGGGATTGAAACGGCCGGAATGGAAGTGTCGGTACTGGACGGTTCCTTCTCATCATCTTCGCTTTCTGTGGGTGAAACCGTAGTCGTTGACTGGCCCTCAATTCCGGCGGGAACTCCAGTGGTAACAGAGGAAGCCGTGGTGTCAACATCATCCGCATCGGTGGAAGATCCAGATTCCGTGGCCTGAGATTCGGAGGTCGACGAGACGGCCGGAACGGAAGCATCCGTGCTGGATGCCGAGTCGTCGGTTTGGCTGTCACTGGGCGAGGCCGAAGTGGATGACAAATGGATGGCAGGGGAGGCGGTGGTTGCGTCCGGAACATTTCCGGCATTCGTGGAAGTTTCGGATTCCGTCACGTGAGATTCGGATGAGGGCGTGGTGGCCGGAACGGAAGGTTTCTGCGAGGAGATGACGACCACGTTGAAGTCGTTACCGTCGGTCAGCTCCGATTCCGGCGAGAGCGTAGTGGCTGGTTGGACGATTTCGCCTTCGGTGACGGCCGGAGTAACTGCCGGGGAAACGGCCGAGACGGAAGCGTCGGTGGATTCCTCTGCGGATGGAGTCGACGGCTGAATTTCAGGTACGGGAGTGGCATCGGCCGGAACGACTTGGCTGGGCTTTTCAGTTGTGGATGGCGTCGATTCAGAAGATTCCGACGAGACGGAAGAAACGCTTCCGGCATCAGTTGAGCTACCAGAACCTTCGTCAGTTTCAGTTTCGGGTTCGGAAGTGGAAGACGATGAGGAGCTAATTCCATCGGTGACCAAGTCTCCTCCTTCCGGTTGAGCGGATGAGCTGGAAGCGGAAGAGGTAGTCTCGAATGAAACGGCCGGTGCCTCAGTGCCTTCGTTGCTGCTGTCCAACGGTGTGGTTTTCACTTCTTCCGGAATGGTCGGCGGAGCCGCAGTGGCAGCGCTGGATGAGCCGATTTCTTCCGTATTTTCTTCAGCCACCGCTGGAGTGGATGACCCTTCTTCGGGAGCTGCAGCGCTAGAACCGTCAGTGGCGGATGTGGTTGATGAACCTTCTGCGGCGGATGTAGTTGAACCTTCTGAGGCGGATGTGGTTGAACCCTGAGTGCTGGATGCGGCCGAACCCTCTTGAACTCCGCTCTCCGTGGCGGAAGACAAAGTGGTCACTTCCTCCTCCAATCCGGGCAGAGTGGGCAAGACCGGGACGGCCGGTGGGGCTCCGCACTCGTAAGTCGGGCAACATTGAGTCGGGCTGGTCTTGGGCACCTGCTTGCACGTGTTGGAGAAGAATTCCAGCGGATGGGCGCAATCCTGGACGGCGCAAACGATGTCTCCGTGCATGCAGTAGCAATAGTCGCAGGGGTTGCTGGACGGGACAAAGTCGCCGTCGCTGTACGACTGGCCGTCTAGTACGCAGCCAAACTGTCCGCCGCTGGGGATGGGCGTCGTCGAGCTGGTCAAGTTGGTGGCGTCGCAGTCGTAGCGGACCGGGCAGCAGACGCCGTCCAGCAAGACGGGCGAGCAGCCTTCAACCTGGAGGACGCACTCCTGCATGACGCAGGCCGTGTGGTTGCGGATGCAGTAGCAGAGGTCGCAGGGCTTGGCCGGATCGGATGGGACCTGGGCTCCGTCACCGTAAAATTGCCCGTCAATCAGACAGCCCTCCGTGTCGGCCAGGTTGACGCTTCCGGATGGCGTCACCACCGTTTGCGGAGGTCGAAATGTCGTCGTCACGGCCGTTgagacgccgccgccgccgccgccggagATGCTGCCCATTCCCGGCAAGGTCATGTTCATGCTCATAATGGGCACCGGAACTATtcaccaaaaaaagagaaaaaacgaaacaagaaaaaaaagagtcaagaTCAAGGATGTCTACTAcaactttttgttctttttggccagcagaaattcttcatCTCTGACATCACCATTccatttattattaaaatggCGGAATCAAAGAAgattccatcttctttttatttccaaccccattgaaaaaaaggaaaaaaaaaggaataaaaaagacGAGATGATTTTGGCAATGGGCCAGCATTTACGTTCTGGGCAGGTAATGATGGGGCAGCACTGATCGGGCCGCTTTTCGATCTGGCAGTCCTGGCCGATGGGCTTGGCGAACGGGCAGACCTTGAGGAAGCACATGAGCATCGAGTCGTGACAGGTGCAGTTGAGGCAAGGCTCGTTGGTGATGATACGGTCACCTTCGCTGTAGTGCTGGAACATGTAGTAACATCCTGTATGGCGTTGCCCGGCCAAAATGCgaaacataaaaaagaaaaagaaaagaaaaaatgagaatCAAGAATTGGACATTTAAAAATGGCGGCGAGCGCGCCATTTTTTGAGCCGAAAGAAGATGAATCATCATTTGGCAGACTAGAGGGTAGGGTGATTATTATTGATGATTTATACCTGATTCCGGTTCCGATTCCCATGGAGCTGTAGATGCcggtaaagaaaaaacatggagagaaaaataaaaaataataattgaggCCAATTAGTCAAAAAGTGATAAGACACGCACCGTCAAAGATATGCGCAACATTTTCTTATCGaat
This sequence is a window from Daphnia pulicaria isolate SC F1-1A chromosome 7, SC_F0-13Bv2, whole genome shotgun sequence. Protein-coding genes within it:
- the LOC124349365 gene encoding mucin-19-like isoform X5, which produces MIRREGGVGGGTGRGTTLAALVALMLLAGLTHYTVTAAPWESEPESGCYYMFQHYSEGDRIITNEPCLNCTCHDSMLMCFLKVCPFAKPIGQDCQIEKRPDQCCPIITCPELPVPIMSMNMTLPGMGSISGGGGGGVSTAVTTTFRPPQTVVTPSGSVNLADTEGCLIDGQFYGDGAQVPSDPAKPCDLCYCIRNHTACVMQECVLQVEGCSPVLLDGVCCPVRYDCDATNLTSSTTPIPSGGQFGCVLDGQSYSDGDFVPSSNPCDYCYCMHGDIVCAVQDCAHPLEFFSNTCKQVPKTSPTQCCPTYECGAPPAVPVLPTLPGLEEEVTTLSSATESGVQEGSAASSTQGSTTSASEGSTTSAAEGSSTTSATDGSSAAAPEEGSSTPAVAEENTEEIGSSSAATAAPPTIPEEVKTTPLDSSNEGTEAPAVSFETTSSASSSSAQPEGGDLVTDGISSSSSSTSEPETETDEGSGSSTDAGSVSSVSSESSESTPSTTEKPSQVVPADATPVPEIQPSTPSAEESTDASVSAVSPAVTPAVTEGEIVQPATTLSPESELTDGNDFNVVVISSQKPSVPATTPSSESHVTESETSTNAGNVPDATTASPAIHLSSTSASPSDSQTDDSASSTDASVPAVSSTSESQATESGSSTDADDVDTTASSVTTGVPAGIEGQSTTTVSPTESEDDEKEPSSTDTSIPAVSIPSEAQTTDADVVDTTTFSTTTWFPTGTGQFQHSSTTSEAQTTDADVVDTTTFSSTTWFPTGTGHFHHTSTTVASTEAEDQTDSSSTDASATSDVTSTPSSLDITSGITSEPLVTESAVTSSPSTDAEGSDEVTGKPEEVETPEGTEKPDETDNVTESEVSSSSASSADVSAPSGEISTDASPTSSESSSDASPTSSESSTDASPGSGELSTDAGPTSSESSTDASPVSSESSTDTGPVSSGSSTDASPVSSEASTDASPVSSESLTDSAQTSSESSTDASPVSGEPSTDSSPTSSESSTDASPVSGEPSTDAGPVSSESSTDASSVSSESLTDSAQTSSESSTDASPVSSGSSTDASPVSSESLTDSAQTSSESSTDASPVSSGSSTDASPVSSESSTDADPTSSESSTDSEVATEDSSDSQSPSSTQGSTVSSSSASTPEVEEPSSTTDSDESEASTSSVTEAPANHHTVPEIAASTLETEAPSTGDETFTTPSSDISSIPGEGSCLLNNVTYSNGADVPVPSPCQQSCSCESSIIRCVIVECEEKPNHMPNCRPVFSPDKCCPMFECDDEEDLVTTVIPESSSSSSATDSSGSQVDSATEGASSAEEGSGQEVTDEPASGSLKPSTESGSPSTEDDSTDLPSASTTAEPVAVTDAALVSSSAGSVDVATSTTSSPAVTESETESSEDGSSTDLTPVSSTDGTGSSSSAGSDSSSKPEPVATEATPAESTEAPEVQTDKPEESSTEESSASVDPAATTQSSEIPSGSQVSVEPTSAPGTGSPSSSEAAGSVSTDSPSTELVSSTETSEEEIQTEPPVTASPTIELSGPSTGSPTSGESDASAQTPSSTSAPESTETISETGGDSGSTESSTDESVVSVSTSQAGSLVTSSPDTETSTGSEGSSSSAEPATETSEVSGSVSESGAGSSTTESSAGVDTGAFTTSEPSGTEVSSAGESEGSTETSQSSTAGTQPETTPESAAPLETTSAPSAVSTESPSAATDSGVIPDEATSTREPSTTTTEGISVGSETEAPSTAHPGSSTADPSTTLGSIVGSEATGSLPTATEDSQASVTGVESDVSSTSQSSSGSTEPSTSSGDAGASPEPTVDVGDVSSTSSESAGVTDPTDILISDSSKPPRPTLSVGSSGPTVAPNLPTEASSAATEAPSSFTTGAETGSQAPSDLVTTSPASSEPITTSAVPSELVTTSPASSEPVTTSAAPSEPVTTSPASSEPITTSAAPSDPITTSPASSEPVTTSAAPSEPVTTSPASSEPVTTSAAPSDPVTTSSAPSEPVSTSAAPSVESSPTVSEIPLSTSSVDSSNLELSSPETSPATPEEVEEPEIAPGACLFDGKVYVSAQQIPRDDHCDFCFCFRGDIICLQQSCPPPIPGCLEETITGFCCPRYECPVRQVTHNVTWHSADHRNNNPTGPGGLASIPQGFNVEFSDSVQDGDQVEVEGCEIKGDFYRFGELVGPASGPCLECRCGKGGMMECDPRECQPEPTLRKVMALAATRRRRHVDADGLVWIGGKPRRH